One Lachnospiraceae bacterium C1.1 genomic region harbors:
- a CDS encoding PD-(D/E)XK nuclease family transposase: MAKKKVTEDESSRNGLSAQINVELDKAIDDLTLFDDDLMSKVFDGNIEATELLLQIILERKDVRVVRVKGQVELKSPYLGGRNIKLDIDAIDGNGIEFDVEVQRNTKGSNIRRPRFHQSMMDSRLLKKNQEFKELKDTYVIFICRHDKFKENKPIYHVDKIIRETGKTFDDGAHIIYVNGKYRGEDDFGKLAHDFNCKKADNIYFKPLADGVRHFKETEKGRDAMCESFTKLADKVADERAEQTTINNIKLMMKNMKCSLEDALNALEIKGKERAIIAKQLQK, translated from the coding sequence ATGGCTAAGAAAAAGGTTACAGAGGATGAATCCTCTAGAAATGGGCTCAGTGCTCAAATTAACGTTGAGCTTGATAAAGCGATTGATGATTTAACTTTATTTGATGATGACCTTATGAGCAAGGTTTTTGATGGAAATATTGAAGCCACAGAACTTTTATTGCAGATTATCCTTGAGCGTAAGGATGTCAGGGTCGTTAGAGTTAAAGGTCAGGTTGAACTTAAGAGCCCATATCTAGGTGGAAGAAATATCAAGCTTGATATTGATGCTATAGATGGAAATGGTATAGAGTTTGATGTAGAGGTTCAGCGTAATACTAAGGGTTCCAATATTAGACGGCCAAGATTTCATCAAAGCATGATGGATTCAAGGCTATTAAAGAAAAATCAGGAATTTAAGGAACTGAAAGACACTTATGTTATTTTCATTTGTCGGCATGACAAATTTAAGGAAAACAAGCCGATATATCATGTAGATAAGATTATCAGAGAAACAGGCAAGACTTTTGATGATGGAGCTCATATAATTTACGTTAATGGTAAGTATAGGGGCGAAGATGATTTCGGTAAGTTAGCACATGACTTTAATTGCAAGAAGGCAGACAATATTTATTTCAAGCCTCTCGCTGATGGAGTCAGACATTTCAAAGAAACTGAGAAAGGACGTGATGCTATGTGTGAATCATTTACAAAGTTAGCTGATAAAGTTGCTGATGAGCGAGCTGAACAGACAACAATAAATAATATCAAACTAATGATGAAGAACATGAAGTGTTCTTTAGAGGATGCTCTTAATGCTCTTGAAATTAAGGGAAAAGAGCGTGCTATCATAGCAAAGCAGCTCCAAAAGTAA
- a CDS encoding flavodoxin family protein, whose translation MKILVLNGSPRSNGNTAKMIDAFRESAEKNSHQVVCFNVCKMNIKGCLACEYCHGKGQGTCVQKDDMQEIYKELKDTQMLVLAAPIYYHGISGQLKCVIDRFYSALYPTAPKSLKKTAMFLSSGDPEMYDGAKFSYEGDFLGYLGLEGCGIFTNHDNDVMEKIRKMALSL comes from the coding sequence ATGAAGATACTTGTGCTGAACGGAAGTCCACGGTCTAACGGAAATACCGCAAAAATGATTGATGCATTTCGTGAATCTGCTGAGAAAAACAGTCATCAGGTAGTCTGCTTCAATGTCTGTAAAATGAATATAAAAGGCTGCCTTGCCTGTGAATACTGCCACGGAAAAGGACAGGGCACCTGCGTTCAGAAAGACGATATGCAGGAGATATACAAAGAACTGAAAGACACCCAGATGCTTGTTCTGGCCGCGCCAATCTATTACCATGGCATTTCAGGACAGCTAAAATGTGTGATAGACCGCTTTTACTCGGCACTCTACCCGACGGCACCGAAATCTCTTAAAAAGACTGCAATGTTTCTGAGTTCCGGCGATCCGGAGATGTACGATGGTGCAAAATTCTCCTATGAAGGTGATTTCCTCGGCTATCTTGGCTTGGAGGGCTGCGGTATATTTACAAATCACGATAATGACGTTATGGAAAAAATCAGAAAGATGGCTTTGTCATTATAA
- a CDS encoding M20/M25/M40 family metallo-hydrolase, which yields MRENDKRVVDRFTELALVDGESFNERLVADYLIAEFQKLGIKLIEDDIAGKIGGNCGNLYGFAEERGKYADSEPILFCAHMDTVSPGNNKKIILNDGGTITSDHTTVLGADDRVGIAGIIEAYTRVIEENLDHPPIEFLFTVAEEVYGLGSAALDYSRIRSRIAFAPDCSGEYGVYSSCEPTLISFEVHIKGKASHAGYEPEKGINAIAVAAAAISRIKQGWADDHTTLNIGIIEGGSVTNAVPENCFIKGEIRSGVHEDAHRTIDLVEGIFSEEANRAGAELCIDKKERITVYRIDPEAAEGSALDRYKRALEKQGRRAVAKKSFGGSDINSLIKHGMDGLNIYGPMHNIHTTEEYTTVQEIADFTELIKILMTQP from the coding sequence ATGAGAGAAAATGACAAGAGAGTAGTAGACAGATTTACAGAGCTTGCGCTGGTAGACGGTGAATCCTTTAATGAGAGGCTTGTCGCTGATTATCTTATAGCAGAGTTCCAAAAGCTGGGAATAAAGCTTATCGAGGATGATATTGCCGGTAAGATCGGTGGTAACTGTGGGAATCTGTATGGCTTTGCAGAGGAGCGGGGAAAGTATGCAGACTCTGAGCCTATTCTGTTCTGTGCACATATGGACACCGTATCTCCGGGGAACAATAAGAAGATCATATTAAATGACGGCGGAACAATCACAAGCGATCATACGACTGTCCTGGGAGCAGATGACAGGGTTGGCATAGCAGGAATTATCGAGGCGTACACCAGAGTAATCGAGGAAAATCTGGATCATCCGCCAATAGAGTTTCTGTTTACGGTGGCAGAAGAGGTTTACGGCCTTGGAAGCGCGGCTCTTGATTATTCAAGGATTCGCTCCAGGATAGCCTTTGCTCCCGACTGCAGCGGAGAATATGGAGTCTATTCATCCTGCGAGCCGACACTCATTTCATTCGAAGTACATATAAAGGGTAAGGCTTCCCACGCTGGTTATGAGCCTGAAAAGGGAATAAATGCAATAGCAGTAGCAGCTGCTGCAATCAGCAGAATAAAGCAGGGGTGGGCTGATGATCACACCACGCTGAATATCGGAATAATAGAAGGCGGAAGTGTTACCAACGCTGTTCCGGAAAACTGTTTTATAAAAGGTGAGATAAGAAGCGGTGTCCATGAAGATGCACATCGGACAATAGACTTAGTAGAAGGCATTTTTTCAGAAGAAGCGAATAGAGCAGGTGCAGAGCTTTGCATAGATAAAAAAGAAAGAATCACCGTTTACAGGATAGATCCCGAAGCCGCAGAAGGAAGTGCTTTGGATAGATATAAGAGAGCATTAGAGAAACAGGGAAGGAGAGCCGTGGCAAAGAAATCCTTTGGAGGAAGTGATATAAATTCTTTGATAAAACACGGAATGGACGGACTAAATATATACGGTCCCATGCATAACATACATACAACTGAAGAATACACAACTGTCCAGGAAATAGCAGACTTCACAGAACTGATAAAGATACTTATGACACAACCATGA
- a CDS encoding CPBP family intramembrane metalloprotease — MLKKYIEFMKRSPLITAALCIVYVVVCFKTVHTETNFQFFIVRTMLCGAVCFFLYQISGDKILASCYVSTGYVIKNAIGFLLMSLIMGSVLLISNIEEKVPLKENPILGFIIIFLMFISVGLFEELAFRAVINDAIIYKFREKKYVFVLSAVVSSLVFGAVHVLGFDPSSPVAWGQAVAKTLESGVFGLALLILYWKTRNIWACGLAHGLFDFFAGYTEGLFVPVGDSGSSYINTGEDGARILITYFIIAAINAVLTFIVWKKVGKTIDFEKIRREW, encoded by the coding sequence ATGCTTAAAAAGTATATTGAATTTATGAAAAGATCACCGCTGATAACTGCTGCACTCTGCATAGTATACGTGGTTGTGTGTTTTAAGACGGTACATACAGAGACAAATTTCCAGTTCTTTATAGTAAGGACCATGCTGTGCGGAGCGGTGTGCTTTTTTCTGTACCAGATATCCGGAGATAAGATACTGGCCTCCTGCTATGTTTCTACAGGATATGTCATCAAGAACGCCATTGGATTTTTATTGATGTCCCTTATCATGGGCTCTGTATTGCTGATTTCGAATATAGAAGAAAAGGTACCCCTGAAGGAAAATCCGATATTGGGATTTATCATTATATTTCTTATGTTTATTTCTGTGGGACTTTTTGAGGAACTGGCTTTCAGGGCAGTTATAAACGATGCGATTATCTATAAGTTCAGGGAAAAGAAATATGTCTTTGTTCTGAGTGCAGTGGTTTCTTCACTGGTATTCGGAGCTGTACATGTTTTGGGATTTGATCCCTCATCGCCTGTTGCATGGGGACAGGCGGTCGCCAAAACACTGGAATCAGGCGTTTTTGGTCTGGCCCTCCTTATACTGTATTGGAAGACAAGAAATATCTGGGCCTGCGGCCTGGCTCACGGACTGTTTGATTTTTTTGCAGGTTATACAGAAGGCCTGTTTGTTCCGGTTGGAGATTCGGGTTCATCGTATATTAATACCGGTGAAGATGGCGCGAGAATCCTTATCACATACTTTATAATTGCTGCAATAAATGCAGTTCTGACGTTTATTGTGTGGAAGAAAGTCGGTAAGACTATTGATTTTGAAAAGATCAGACGAGAATGGTAA
- a CDS encoding PrsW family glutamic-type intramembrane protease: protein MISIISFVLCLIIIGILYRNMIAWKGDYRISRGQALLPVFLGLLSVPISFIFALIIGWCFRSVTGFAPSEGPALLASFNHALFSAAMSEELAKLLITLIVLCIFRKKLRNVYEYMLIAGAVGFGFTLIEDFVYSAGLSGLVMRLPNITAHVMLGLDMGRHLGLARYNKVTGSGSVIKEYLLAYFVPVFCHAVFDFFAANKLIHAGDDVEVVTAEIQRSVHIGVGMVLIAVISVFIFQIYLFKRLKKNASNLVALSFTDAGSTEQENTNA, encoded by the coding sequence ATGATTTCAATTATCAGTTTTGTTCTGTGTTTAATCATTATTGGTATTCTTTACAGGAATATGATTGCCTGGAAAGGAGACTATCGGATTTCAAGAGGACAGGCTTTGCTGCCGGTGTTTCTTGGGCTTTTATCTGTGCCGATTTCATTTATTTTCGCTTTAATAATTGGGTGGTGCTTCAGGTCGGTAACCGGGTTTGCTCCTTCAGAGGGACCGGCATTACTTGCCAGTTTCAACCATGCGCTTTTCTCAGCGGCTATGAGTGAAGAGCTCGCAAAACTACTCATTACACTTATTGTATTATGCATTTTCAGGAAAAAATTGAGAAATGTATATGAATATATGCTGATAGCAGGGGCTGTCGGATTCGGATTTACGCTTATAGAAGATTTTGTATATAGTGCAGGGCTTTCAGGTCTTGTGATGAGACTGCCGAATATAACAGCGCATGTGATGCTTGGGCTTGACATGGGAAGGCATCTTGGACTTGCCAGATATAACAAAGTAACAGGCAGTGGGTCTGTAATAAAAGAATATCTTCTTGCATATTTTGTCCCTGTATTCTGTCATGCTGTTTTTGACTTTTTTGCTGCAAACAAGCTAATACATGCCGGGGATGATGTAGAGGTTGTGACAGCAGAAATACAGAGATCTGTACATATTGGGGTTGGTATGGTGTTAATTGCGGTAATTTCGGTATTTATATTTCAGATATACTTATTCAAACGCCTTAAGAAAAACGCATCAAATCTTGTTGCTCTTTCCTTTACAGATGCTGGAAGTACGGAACAGGAGAACACTAATGCTTAA
- a CDS encoding aldo/keto reductase — protein MRKKLVLAPIMMAAVLLFANITPAVIQNENHIYYQNKELQEYVRQYGIVIESWYPFGGRGHIAENFSNEAIVKIADEHDVTSAQVILRWHIQEGYIAIPGSSNPEHIAENYDIFDFELSEEEMREIEAINEQRRYENW, from the coding sequence ATGAGAAAGAAACTGGTTTTAGCACCGATTATGATGGCGGCTGTCTTGTTGTTTGCAAATATCACTCCCGCGGTGATACAAAATGAGAACCATATATATTACCAGAACAAAGAACTACAGGAATATGTCAGGCAGTATGGAATCGTAATTGAGTCATGGTATCCTTTTGGCGGAAGAGGACATATTGCGGAAAACTTCAGTAATGAAGCGATAGTTAAGATAGCCGATGAGCACGATGTTACATCTGCCCAGGTTATTCTCAGGTGGCACATCCAGGAAGGCTATATAGCGATTCCGGGTTCATCGAATCCTGAACATATTGCAGAGAATTATGATATTTTCGACTTCGAACTGTCTGAAGAAGAAATGAGGGAAATCGAAGCAATAAATGAACAGAGAAGATATGAGAACTGGTAA
- a CDS encoding IS91 family transposase: MSGECTVTIQDVFNRFYPDYEKRHTLSSDQRKAAYHIINCKTGAFGVNISVCEDCGCISIHYNSCRDRCCPMCQKFPKEKWVDARREDVLDAPYFHVVFTVPKELNPVIYSNQKLLYNTLYHAASDTLSELASDKKHLGANIGYICILHTWGSEMNFHPHIHSIVLGGGLDSKNHWKDNGEEFFIPVKVISKVFRGKYLAELKQLWSDGKLEFHGTAEPFKNHYVFKELLDFCYAKEWIPYCKKPFKGAESVIKYLGKYTHRIAISNYRIKSMTDSTVTFTVKDYKNHGQWKELTLSGEEFIRRFLMHVPPKRFVRIRHYGLLSSHNKSKKITLCRNLLGCKQYISRLKGLDAPTIIKLLYNKDVCKCSSCGGKIIPLPAEEFLTVPTPHMLC, translated from the coding sequence ATGAGTGGTGAATGTACTGTAACCATTCAGGATGTATTTAACAGATTTTATCCAGATTACGAGAAACGGCATACACTTTCCTCCGACCAGCGAAAAGCTGCCTATCACATCATAAATTGTAAGACCGGCGCATTTGGAGTAAACATAAGCGTTTGTGAAGACTGTGGTTGCATTTCAATCCATTATAATTCCTGCCGAGACAGATGCTGCCCAATGTGTCAGAAGTTTCCAAAAGAGAAATGGGTAGATGCTCGCAGGGAGGATGTTTTGGATGCACCATATTTCCATGTGGTTTTTACTGTTCCGAAAGAACTGAATCCGGTCATATACAGCAACCAGAAGCTTCTTTACAATACTCTGTATCATGCCGCCTCCGATACCTTAAGCGAGTTAGCTTCTGATAAAAAGCATCTCGGCGCCAACATTGGCTATATATGTATCCTTCATACTTGGGGAAGTGAGATGAATTTCCATCCCCATATCCATAGCATTGTTCTTGGCGGAGGACTCGATTCCAAAAATCATTGGAAGGATAACGGAGAAGAATTTTTTATTCCTGTCAAGGTTATCTCGAAAGTATTCCGCGGTAAGTATCTTGCTGAATTAAAACAGCTTTGGTCGGATGGAAAACTGGAATTCCATGGCACAGCGGAGCCGTTTAAAAATCATTATGTTTTCAAGGAACTTTTGGATTTCTGCTATGCTAAAGAATGGATCCCTTATTGCAAAAAGCCTTTTAAGGGGGCCGAATCCGTGATCAAATATCTTGGAAAATACACCCACCGCATAGCCATAAGCAATTACCGTATTAAAAGCATGACAGACTCCACGGTTACATTTACAGTTAAAGATTACAAAAATCATGGTCAGTGGAAAGAACTTACGCTTTCAGGAGAGGAATTCATCCGAAGATTCCTTATGCATGTTCCTCCAAAACGTTTCGTTCGGATACGACATTATGGATTGCTGTCGTCCCACAATAAAAGCAAGAAGATTACTCTATGCCGCAATCTTTTGGGCTGCAAGCAATACATATCAAGACTTAAGGGGCTTGATGCACCGACCATTATCAAGTTACTTTATAACAAAGATGTTTGTAAATGTTCTTCCTGTGGTGGAAAGATAATACCCCTGCCAGCAGAGGAGTTCTTAACTGTTCCGACTCCTCATATGCTATGTTGA
- a CDS encoding nucleotidyl transferase AbiEii/AbiGii toxin family protein — translation MPQFNRRELDVRAREYGFNSDTFEKVLRLRTILDFLNTHEYMREHLLLKGGTAINLTVFNLPRLSVDIDLDFVPNLTREETVNERERLTEILKGFMSEQGYSLSEASRFSHSLDAFHYNYVNAAGNRDMIKIEINYSLRTHVLLPEDRALVTDAFGEPIKVRTVAAMEIFAAKTNALISRAAARDLYDFCNMADINLFAGEEDLFRKCIIFYATISAKEVNKTFDTSAIDSLVFSKIKSDLFPVLAVKDKFDLKGKKQQAKEYIASLMKPTAQEMEYMERFIAKEYKPELLFEDTEIVERLRNHPMALWKCK, via the coding sequence ATGCCGCAATTTAATAGAAGAGAGCTTGATGTAAGAGCTCGGGAATATGGCTTTAATAGCGATACCTTTGAGAAGGTTCTTCGATTGAGGACAATTCTTGATTTCTTAAATACGCATGAATATATGCGTGAACATTTGTTGCTTAAGGGCGGAACGGCAATAAATCTGACTGTTTTTAACCTTCCAAGATTGTCGGTTGATATAGATTTGGATTTTGTTCCAAATCTGACAAGAGAAGAAACGGTGAATGAAAGAGAACGACTTACGGAGATCCTGAAGGGATTTATGTCGGAGCAAGGATATTCCCTCTCTGAGGCATCAAGATTCAGTCACAGCCTGGACGCATTCCATTATAATTATGTGAATGCAGCTGGTAATAGAGATATGATCAAGATAGAGATCAACTATTCACTGAGAACGCACGTGCTATTGCCAGAGGACAGGGCATTAGTGACTGATGCTTTCGGAGAACCGATAAAGGTCAGGACGGTCGCTGCAATGGAAATTTTTGCGGCAAAAACCAATGCTCTGATAAGTAGAGCGGCTGCAAGAGATCTGTATGACTTCTGTAATATGGCTGATATTAATCTGTTTGCAGGAGAGGAAGACTTGTTTAGAAAATGCATTATTTTCTATGCAACAATCTCGGCAAAAGAAGTGAACAAAACCTTTGATACATCAGCCATAGACAGTCTTGTCTTTTCAAAAATAAAATCAGATTTGTTCCCGGTTCTGGCTGTGAAGGATAAATTTGACCTGAAAGGAAAGAAGCAACAAGCAAAGGAGTATATAGCATCGCTTATGAAGCCGACAGCTCAGGAAATGGAATATATGGAAAGGTTTATAGCAAAGGAGTACAAGCCGGAACTGCTTTTTGAAGATACAGAGATTGTTGAGCGCTTACGGAATCATCCGATGGCACTATGGAAATGTAAATGA
- a CDS encoding M13-type metalloendopeptidase: MDSIKGILLFNYFSNYAKYLDKETYDKTNELNAKYLGTSGILSDKENAYNIVTDLLPVSMQKVYIAKYGSEEDKKRMEDLCQQVIDTYRELLNENSWASDEVKKKAIEKLDKIAIHAAYPDKFRDTSDIDISDCSLIEATRRIWMAETKHDMSCLGQNLDKDMWAEGFNILTCNAGYDPSANTISMIIGMMGEPFYSSDMDVEEMYASIGAFWVGHEVSHAFDLVIHQPEHYFGRKALTEYIHNLY; the protein is encoded by the coding sequence TTGGATAGCATCAAGGGAATCTTGCTATTCAATTATTTTTCAAACTATGCAAAATACCTCGATAAAGAAACTTACGATAAAACAAATGAGTTGAATGCCAAGTATCTTGGTACAAGTGGGATATTATCCGATAAAGAGAACGCTTATAATATTGTCACAGATTTACTTCCGGTATCAATGCAGAAAGTATACATTGCAAAGTACGGATCTGAAGAAGACAAAAAGAGAATGGAAGATTTGTGTCAGCAGGTTATCGATACTTATAGAGAGCTGCTTAATGAGAATAGCTGGGCTTCGGATGAAGTTAAGAAAAAAGCCATTGAAAAACTGGATAAGATAGCCATTCATGCCGCTTACCCGGATAAATTCAGAGACACTTCCGATATTGATATTTCTGATTGTTCACTTATTGAAGCTACCAGGCGCATCTGGATGGCTGAGACAAAGCATGATATGAGTTGTTTAGGCCAAAACCTTGATAAGGACATGTGGGCAGAAGGCTTTAATATTTTAACCTGCAATGCCGGGTATGATCCGTCTGCCAACACTATTAGCATGATCATAGGAATGATGGGAGAACCTTTCTATTCAAGTGATATGGACGTGGAAGAGATGTACGCCTCAATTGGAGCATTCTGGGTGGGACATGAAGTGTCACATGCTTTTGATCTGGTGATCCATCAGCCGGAGCATTATTTTGGCAGAAAAGCTCTGACTGAGTATATCCATAATTTGTATTAA
- a CDS encoding AbiEi antitoxin N-terminal domain-containing protein — protein MTKFEEIDKLLEQNDGYLFSKDVEKAGISRTYLASYVKERGLEKVSKGIYISPDTWEDELYILQLRYPKVIFSGETALYLHEMIDREYSQITVTVPPRFNRTRLLSEGVVIRQEQETSYNLGITELQTNFGNTVRVYDVEKTVCDLVKLRGKIEVQHYQTAIKSYMRRKDKDLTRLLKYAETLKIRDEIMKYIEVMV, from the coding sequence ATGACTAAGTTTGAAGAGATTGATAAATTATTAGAACAAAATGATGGATACTTGTTTTCAAAAGATGTAGAGAAAGCCGGAATCTCCAGAACGTATTTGGCTAGCTATGTTAAGGAAAGAGGACTGGAGAAAGTATCAAAAGGAATCTATATTTCGCCGGACACATGGGAGGATGAACTGTACATTCTCCAACTTCGTTATCCAAAAGTTATTTTCTCCGGAGAAACTGCGCTGTATCTTCATGAAATGATTGATAGAGAATACTCACAGATTACTGTGACGGTCCCACCAAGATTTAATCGAACCAGATTATTGTCTGAAGGGGTTGTGATTCGGCAGGAACAGGAGACCAGTTATAATCTTGGAATCACAGAATTACAAACAAATTTTGGAAACACAGTTAGGGTCTATGATGTGGAAAAGACGGTCTGTGATCTTGTAAAACTGAGAGGCAAAATAGAAGTTCAACATTATCAGACTGCAATTAAGTCATATATGAGAAGAAAAGACAAGGACTTAACGCGTTTGCTTAAGTATGCAGAAACCTTAAAAATTCGAGATGAAATCATGAAATACATTGAGGTGATGGTATGA
- a CDS encoding CPBP family intramembrane metalloprotease → MENKKVRKHSLCEKNAVIAMILTVPLGLLTQLSGQPQGVVSALIVSALSLALLIIYNKWFSPEFDGVFKAHVPVKEILMVSSAMAILIIGCIIINAIYSGLAFKPSVSFVCLALMAGISEETIFRAMLIPIGMRYLKVKNRAVAAVIISSVIFGPLHLTNIFVGADPVMTLIQAFMATCGGFVLAGIYLRTGSVIPGMIAHAVYDFINFVTDPTINEKGAVVSDSGNVGISYYVIILAVSVTLLVAGCYLIRKTKQDTIENIWKIKWSN, encoded by the coding sequence ATGGAAAACAAAAAAGTAAGGAAACATTCATTATGTGAAAAAAATGCTGTAATTGCAATGATACTGACAGTTCCTCTGGGTTTATTAACTCAATTGAGCGGCCAGCCACAGGGAGTAGTAAGCGCACTTATTGTCTCCGCTCTGTCCCTGGCTCTTCTGATCATTTATAATAAGTGGTTTTCGCCTGAATTTGATGGCGTGTTTAAGGCTCATGTTCCGGTAAAAGAGATACTTATGGTATCCTCTGCGATGGCAATCCTTATTATCGGATGCATAATCATAAATGCTATATATAGTGGACTTGCTTTCAAACCATCAGTTTCTTTCGTGTGCCTGGCACTAATGGCTGGCATTAGTGAGGAGACCATTTTCAGGGCGATGCTTATTCCTATAGGAATGAGATATCTGAAGGTGAAGAATAGGGCAGTGGCAGCAGTAATTATCTCATCTGTCATCTTCGGACCGCTCCATTTGACAAATATATTCGTAGGAGCAGATCCTGTCATGACTCTGATACAGGCATTCATGGCAACCTGTGGCGGTTTTGTTCTCGCCGGAATATATCTGAGAACCGGCTCGGTAATCCCGGGAATGATTGCTCACGCTGTGTATGATTTTATCAATTTTGTTACAGATCCAACCATCAATGAAAAGGGCGCTGTAGTTTCTGATAGCGGGAATGTTGGTATTTCGTATTATGTGATTATACTGGCGGTTTCGGTGACGCTTCTTGTAGCAGGATGCTATCTTATCAGAAAGACTAAACAGGATACAATAGAGAATATATGGAAGATCAAGTGGAGCAACTGA
- a CDS encoding type IV toxin-antitoxin system AbiEi family antitoxin domain-containing protein, whose translation MDEENILDKLIEEQNGYIRLIDAQNEGVSKYTVMEYVRKNEMEKLAPGVYISSDAWEDRLYLLQLRNRKIVFSHESALYMHNLSDREPFSPVITVGRGYNAKHLKDKGVVVHTVRPEWLELGLTHAQTFTGNTVRIYDRERCICDIIKNKNKMDIQVFQMALTSYFTDGDKNIHNLMKYSEIMGISDKVRQYTEVLL comes from the coding sequence ATGGATGAAGAAAATATCCTTGATAAGCTAATTGAAGAACAGAACGGATATATTCGACTAATAGATGCTCAAAATGAAGGAGTATCAAAGTATACTGTTATGGAGTATGTCCGTAAAAATGAAATGGAAAAACTAGCACCTGGTGTATATATTTCGTCTGATGCTTGGGAAGATAGATTGTATTTATTGCAGCTTCGTAACAGGAAAATTGTTTTTTCACATGAGTCCGCTTTGTACATGCATAATCTTTCTGATAGAGAACCTTTTTCGCCGGTCATTACTGTCGGGAGAGGATATAATGCGAAACATCTAAAAGATAAGGGCGTTGTAGTTCATACGGTAAGACCGGAGTGGTTAGAGCTTGGATTAACGCATGCACAGACATTCACTGGAAATACAGTACGAATCTATGACAGAGAACGTTGTATTTGCGATATTATCAAGAATAAAAATAAGATGGATATTCAAGTATTTCAAATGGCTTTGACATCTTATTTTACTGATGGTGATAAAAATATTCATAACCTTATGAAATATTCCGAGATTATGGGGATTTCAGATAAGGTGAGACAATATACAGAGGTATTATTATGA
- a CDS encoding tyrosine-type recombinase/integrase, with protein sequence MYEDIYNSIRLAAEKRNLRERTIQLYCNDVGYFLRCTNKQISELSLEEADAFLTRKRLEGISPETHNHYRASIKFLYKRVLKIAWDDEEVPAMKRERNLPTVLTPQEINAIIDATDNLKHKAIIATMYSSGLRVSEVIHLYYDDISRTNMTIHVREAKGRIDRYTILSKKNLDLLTEYWFKCGKPRGILFPSSWTGSYLDIGSINQFFKASAKKAGITRRVSSHACRHSFASHLFESGVDIKYIQSLLGHVDPRSTDVYLHVSNKTLLGIRSPFDDPKGGKS encoded by the coding sequence ATGTACGAAGATATTTATAACTCTATCCGCCTTGCTGCGGAAAAACGCAACCTGCGTGAACGAACAATTCAGCTCTATTGCAACGATGTGGGATATTTCCTGCGTTGCACAAATAAGCAAATCTCTGAACTTTCCCTTGAGGAGGCAGACGCCTTCCTTACCAGGAAACGTCTGGAGGGCATATCCCCTGAAACGCATAACCATTATCGCGCTTCCATCAAGTTTCTTTATAAGAGAGTTCTTAAGATTGCCTGGGATGACGAAGAAGTTCCTGCAATGAAACGTGAGCGGAATCTTCCAACAGTCCTTACCCCACAGGAGATTAACGCTATCATTGATGCAACTGACAATCTCAAGCACAAGGCTATCATTGCTACCATGTATTCTTCAGGACTTCGTGTGTCAGAGGTGATCCATCTGTATTACGATGATATTTCCCGCACCAACATGACCATTCATGTCCGTGAAGCTAAAGGCAGGATTGACAGATATACTATACTTTCAAAAAAGAATCTTGATCTGCTTACCGAATACTGGTTTAAATGTGGCAAACCCAGAGGTATCCTTTTTCCGAGTTCCTGGACAGGAAGTTACCTTGATATCGGAAGCATTAACCAATTCTTCAAAGCAAGCGCTAAAAAAGCCGGTATAACTCGCCGTGTTTCATCCCACGCCTGCCGTCACAGTTTTGCAAGTCATCTGTTTGAAAGCGGTGTTGACATTAAATATATCCAATCCCTTCTTGGTCATGTGGATCCTCGCTCTACAGATGTGTATCTGCATGTTAGCAATAAGACCCTTCTCGGCATCCGTAGCCCTTTTGACGATCCTAAAGGCGGCAAATCATGA